From the genome of Ptychodera flava strain L36383 chromosome 20, AS_Pfla_20210202, whole genome shotgun sequence, one region includes:
- the LOC139120506 gene encoding E3 ubiquitin-protein ligase TRIM56-like, which produces MATASSVSSEKVLTDINEQILLCAICMERFKSPKILPCLHTYCEPCLTEWVKTNNDQLICPTCKESFPLPSGGVPAIANNRFMNDLQQILGDVNSGSQKSVCAVCKKEAKFWCQDCGEFFCDDCVNTHKTMRLLKGHKLMTVDEYKEKMSSEHSRLIQPRFCDKHPSAQLELYCDSCQIPTCVKCTLVEHTPPEHKTLSVEAALEKYMPTMKEYEEKAAQKVSDLKQARDGAVDVGKCLEKNKTTTESQIIDLSKTVIDEIKKQKNRLLAVVADTYSPKRKQIDSKVEQLEHRLVGAESMHSHLNHLLRYGGAVDIMAAKTEICQRLGQDGLTEENFDSIDSNLRFTENPQCKLVDLGYINQVHNTSLCSQVYIYTTLVRILHVGDDL; this is translated from the exons ATGGCCACAGCATCATCAGTTTCCAGTGAGAAAGTTTTGACAGACATCAATGAGCAGATACTGCTGTGTGCAATTTGCATGGAAAGATTCAAGTCACCAAAGATACTGCCCTGTTTACACACGTACTGTGAACCCTGCCTGACAGAATGGGTTAAAACCAACAATGATCAGCTGATCTGTCCAACTTGCAAAGAGTCATTCCCTTTGCCCTCTGGAGGAGTACCTGCCATTGCCAATAATCGATTCATGAATGATCTACAACAGATCTTAGGTGATGTCAATTCTGGTTCACAAAAGTCAGTATGTGCAGTTTGTAAAAAAGAAGCTAAATTTTGGTGTCAAGATTGCGGTGAATTCTTCTGCGATGATTGTgtgaacacacacaaaacaatgaGATTACtcaaaggtcacaaactgatgacTGTAGATGAATACAAAGAAAAAATGTCTTCTGAGCATTCAAGACTTATTCAACCAAGGTTCTGTGATAAGCATCCCAGTGCACAGCTGGAATTGTATTGTGACTCTTGTCAAATCCCAACATGTGTGAAATGTACCTTGGTTGAACATACACCACCAGAACACAAAACTTTATCAGTAGAAGCAGCTCTGGAAAAGTACATGCCAACCATGAAAGAGTATGAAGAGAAAGCTGCTCAGAAAGTGAGTGATTTAAAACAGGCAAGAGATGGAGCTGTTGATGTAGGCAAATGCTTGGAGAAgaacaaaacaacaactgaaTCACAAATCATAGACCTGTCAAAAACTGTGATTGATGAAATCAAGAAGCAGAAAAACAGATTGCTTGCTGTAGTTGCTGATACATATTCACCAAAGCGCAAACAAATTGATTCCAAGGTGGAACAATTGGAACATAGACTTGTTGGTGCAGAAAGCATGCATTCACATCTGAATCATTTGTTGAGGTATGGTGGTGCAGTGGATATAATGGCAGCAAAGACTGAAATATGTCAACGACTAGGACAAGATGGTCTGACAGAAGAAAACTTTGACAGCATTGATAGCAATCTTCGTTTCACTGAAAATCCACAATGCAAACTGGTAGATCTTGGATATATAAACCAGGTGCATAACACATCACTGTGCTCTCAGGTGTACA TATATACTACGCTGGTCAGAATTTTACATGTTGGTGATGATTTGTAG